A single genomic interval of Chloracidobacterium validum harbors:
- a CDS encoding PrkA family serine protein kinase — protein MSDTETSKPDISQLLEAHRRDRASLHWEGTFREYFEMAVKRPKLTQLAHARICDMILAAGTTVINEGTRDELTRYNFFSEELFGIDEAIEQLVEYFKSAAQRLEVRKRILLLMGPVGGGKSTIVTLLKRGLEKWTRTEAGAVYAIKGDPMHGDPMHLIPQDLRPEIQRHYGIYIEGELSPQARYDLEHTYKGRHEDVIVERIVFSEKDRVGIGTFAPSDPKSQDVSELTGSIDLSTIGEVGVESDPRAYRFDGELNVANRGMMEFIEILKCDEKFLYSLLTLSQEQAIKTGRYAMIYADEVIISHTNENEYQSFVGNKKNEALQDRIIMIKVPYNLKVSEEERIYKKLLSQSSLQGVHIAPYTLRVAAMFAVLTRLEAPKRANVDLVKKMKLYDGEDVDGFKSKDVKELKAETVREGMFGISPRYIINRLSNALVQESKKYITPIDALRTIRDGFEQHTGITSEERERYLNLITLVRKEYDEIAKTEVQRAFVYSFEEMAKSICDNYLDNVEAYCNKEKLKDAITEEEMEPDERLMRSIEEQIGISENAKNMFRQEILIRISTYARKGKRFEYTSHERLKEAIEKKIFADLKDIVKITTSTKSPDADQLRRINEVIDRLVKKHGYTSESANELLNYVGSLLSR, from the coding sequence ATGTCTGACACCGAAACTTCAAAGCCCGATATTAGTCAACTGCTTGAAGCACATCGCCGCGACCGCGCCTCGCTGCACTGGGAAGGCACCTTCCGCGAATACTTCGAGATGGCGGTCAAGCGTCCTAAGCTAACGCAGTTGGCGCATGCTCGTATCTGCGACATGATTCTTGCGGCTGGCACAACCGTTATCAACGAAGGTACGCGGGACGAACTAACACGCTATAACTTTTTCAGCGAGGAACTCTTTGGCATTGACGAAGCCATCGAGCAACTCGTCGAGTATTTTAAGTCGGCTGCCCAGCGTCTGGAAGTACGCAAGCGAATTCTGCTGCTGATGGGTCCGGTCGGCGGCGGCAAGTCAACCATTGTCACGCTCCTCAAGCGCGGGCTTGAAAAATGGACGCGCACCGAGGCCGGCGCGGTCTATGCCATCAAGGGCGATCCGATGCATGGCGATCCGATGCACCTGATTCCACAGGACCTTCGGCCGGAAATCCAACGGCACTACGGCATTTATATCGAAGGAGAGCTTAGCCCTCAGGCCCGCTATGACCTCGAACACACCTACAAAGGGCGACACGAGGATGTCATCGTCGAGCGCATTGTCTTTTCGGAAAAAGACCGCGTGGGGATTGGCACGTTCGCGCCAAGCGATCCAAAGTCGCAGGATGTATCGGAGCTGACCGGTTCGATTGACTTGTCAACCATTGGTGAAGTCGGCGTGGAAAGCGATCCGCGGGCCTATCGCTTCGACGGTGAGTTGAATGTTGCCAACCGCGGCATGATGGAGTTTATTGAAATCCTCAAATGCGATGAGAAGTTTCTGTATTCACTACTCACGCTGTCCCAGGAACAAGCCATCAAGACTGGGCGCTATGCCATGATCTATGCCGATGAGGTGATCATTTCGCACACCAACGAAAATGAATACCAGTCTTTTGTCGGCAACAAGAAAAATGAGGCACTGCAGGACCGGATCATCATGATCAAGGTTCCCTACAACCTCAAAGTCTCAGAAGAAGAGCGAATTTACAAGAAACTACTTTCACAGAGCAGCTTGCAGGGCGTGCACATTGCGCCCTACACCCTGCGCGTGGCCGCCATGTTCGCCGTGTTGACGCGCCTTGAAGCCCCCAAACGGGCCAACGTGGACCTAGTCAAAAAAATGAAGCTCTACGACGGCGAAGACGTCGATGGCTTCAAGAGCAAGGATGTCAAGGAGCTCAAAGCTGAGACCGTGCGCGAGGGAATGTTTGGGATTTCGCCTCGTTACATCATCAACCGCTTGTCCAACGCCCTGGTGCAAGAGTCAAAGAAATACATCACGCCGATTGACGCACTGCGCACCATCCGCGATGGCTTCGAGCAACACACCGGCATCACTTCTGAAGAACGCGAGCGGTACTTGAATCTCATCACCTTGGTTCGCAAGGAGTACGACGAAATCGCCAAAACGGAAGTGCAGCGGGCTTTTGTCTACTCATTTGAAGAAATGGCGAAAAGCATTTGTGATAATTACCTGGACAACGTCGAAGCCTACTGCAACAAAGAAAAGCTCAAAGACGCCATTACCGAAGAAGAAATGGAACCAGATGAGCGGCTGATGCGCTCGATTGAGGAGCAAATCGGGATTTCAGAAAATGCGAAAAACATGTTCCGGCAGGAAATCCTGATTCGCATTTCAACCTATGCTCGGAAGGGCAAGCGGTTTGAGTACACTTCCCACGAGCGTTTGAAAGAGGCAATCGAGAAAAAAATCTTTGCCGATCTGAAAGATATCGTCAAAATCACGACCTCAACGAAGTCGCCAGATGCTGACCAGTTGCGGCGGATCAACGAAGTCATTGATCGGCTGGTGAAAAAGCACGGTTACACGTCTGAAAGCGCCAACGAGTTGCTTAACTACGTGGGAAGCCTGCTATCACGGTGA
- the aroA gene encoding 3-phosphoshikimate 1-carboxyvinyltransferase: MAWRLDPVRRLRGQVRVPGDKSISHRMAMLSAIAEGETVIEGYSESADCVATLSCLRQLGVRIQAIPGGVRVGGAGKQGLRHSPTTLDAANSGTTIRLLAGILAGQPFETQITGDASLRRRPMRRIIEPLRRMGATISAVDDNLAPLVIRGGPLRGITQAASVASAQVKSCLLLAGLFAEGETTVIEAIPTRDHTERLLGAFGVPVVVTETTRTVSGGYRLQSPGRLRAPGDFSSAAFLLAAGLMVEPSALTIEGVGLNPTRTGMLTALQQSGTEIVVANARLEGGEPVGDLWVDATMARPTRPLRLEGALTANAIDEIPILAVLGARFAGLSVADAGELRVKESDRLALMVHNLRAMGVEVEEHPDGLTIPGGQRFRGAAIETAGDHRIAMAFAVAALTAEGPTTIDDAACVRVSFPDFFTVLERLQR; this comes from the coding sequence ATGGCCTGGCGTCTCGACCCGGTTCGTCGCTTGCGCGGACAGGTCCGTGTCCCTGGAGATAAGTCCATTTCCCACCGAATGGCGATGCTGTCCGCCATCGCGGAGGGAGAAACGGTCATCGAGGGCTATTCGGAAAGTGCTGATTGTGTGGCTACCCTGAGCTGTCTCAGACAGTTGGGCGTGCGCATCCAGGCAATCCCCGGTGGAGTCAGGGTTGGTGGCGCTGGAAAACAGGGATTGCGCCATAGCCCAACCACGCTCGATGCCGCCAATTCAGGAACAACCATCCGGTTACTGGCGGGTATTTTGGCCGGTCAGCCATTTGAAACGCAGATAACGGGTGACGCCTCCCTGCGCCGCCGTCCCATGCGTCGCATCATCGAGCCGCTCCGGCGCATGGGGGCAACGATTTCGGCGGTGGATGACAACCTTGCGCCGCTCGTCATTCGCGGCGGACCGTTACGCGGCATCACGCAGGCGGCCTCGGTCGCCAGCGCGCAAGTGAAGTCCTGTTTGCTGCTCGCCGGGTTGTTTGCCGAAGGTGAAACAACCGTCATCGAGGCGATCCCTACCCGCGATCATACTGAGCGGTTGCTGGGTGCGTTTGGTGTTCCGGTGGTGGTTACCGAGACAACACGCACAGTGTCAGGTGGCTACCGATTACAGAGTCCAGGTCGTTTACGCGCCCCAGGTGACTTTTCATCTGCAGCGTTCTTGCTTGCTGCCGGGCTGATGGTAGAACCGTCCGCCCTGACGATAGAAGGCGTTGGGCTGAACCCGACGCGCACAGGGATGCTGACGGCACTTCAGCAGTCTGGTACTGAGATTGTGGTTGCCAATGCACGCCTGGAAGGCGGCGAGCCGGTTGGTGACCTCTGGGTGGATGCAACGATGGCCCGTCCGACGCGGCCGCTTCGGCTCGAAGGCGCTTTGACGGCAAATGCAATTGACGAAATCCCCATCCTAGCGGTGCTCGGCGCACGCTTTGCCGGGCTATCTGTTGCCGATGCCGGCGAGCTACGTGTCAAGGAAAGCGACCGGCTTGCGCTCATGGTTCATAACCTACGTGCTATGGGCGTTGAAGTGGAAGAGCATCCAGATGGGTTGACCATTCCGGGTGGACAACGCTTTCGTGGCGCGGCCATCGAAACCGCTGGCGACCATCGCATCGCTATGGCGTTTGCCGTTGCGGCGCTGACAGCCGAGGGCCCTACGACGATTGATGACGCCGCTTGCGTGCGGGTGTCGTTTCCAGATTTTTTTACTGTTTTGGAACGACTCCAGCGTTAG
- a CDS encoding response regulator: protein MKQVLLVEDDSAIVQIVSKWLSRHREELNVVTAEHGRAALEILAQHPVDIVVTDLQMPVMDGFELIAHLLSEQIQLPIIVMTAMAVSDAETRLSNIGAFPVLRKPLSITTLYNTICNELDARRQGVIQGLTLASFLQLLEVERKSCVLRVTKSGRVGYLYFEDGALIHAETGEVGGEAAAFDILLWEGVQLQMTALPAVPPPRTLHDRLMGLLMEAFRRRDEAEETRRRATHHPPSDQPRPTEARRADAALHLAAVDADWPPHSTTFAPVEQHPARPTASDQLTEEAIKTAESVLQMADRLVPSTDEESKIYAVNPELRRRIENNELPQQTAKLLRLFDGRLTLGEILSIAPEQSTAITFLVNGLKVTGLLREVEPGAPSQPTATALATEDLPPLSPSPDWIPPTAPYLSPSDALLLTQALALRSGYPVPPVAYVCTAGLPAAYAPVLAATLRRIREVQQQHLSSEVLDVPASETNALGWAELEWVPLRPDLRLVLLAPPPETESAHQSTGPKPPTWIGSILFTSNHDRQAAARSQASLKKYRDLLGKSVILCVLNSPFTSPGLGALAEQLSLPAEQVGTWDIQSPEAVTSLLRLVIQHSLQV from the coding sequence ATGAAACAAGTCCTCTTAGTCGAAGACGACAGCGCCATTGTTCAGATTGTGTCTAAGTGGCTTAGCCGCCATCGCGAAGAACTCAACGTCGTTACGGCCGAGCACGGACGCGCCGCGCTGGAGATTCTCGCGCAACACCCCGTGGACATCGTGGTGACTGACCTCCAAATGCCAGTTATGGATGGCTTCGAGCTAATTGCGCACTTGCTCAGCGAGCAAATCCAGTTGCCAATCATTGTCATGACGGCGATGGCTGTCAGCGATGCCGAAACCCGGCTGAGCAACATCGGTGCCTTTCCGGTGCTCCGCAAGCCGCTCAGCATTACCACGCTCTACAACACGATCTGCAATGAGCTTGATGCCCGCCGGCAGGGCGTCATCCAGGGGCTTACGCTGGCGTCGTTTCTCCAGCTTCTCGAAGTTGAGCGCAAAAGCTGCGTCTTGCGCGTCACCAAGTCTGGGCGCGTCGGCTATCTTTACTTTGAAGATGGCGCACTGATTCACGCGGAGACCGGTGAGGTGGGCGGGGAGGCAGCGGCCTTTGACATTCTGCTCTGGGAAGGGGTTCAGCTTCAGATGACCGCGCTGCCGGCCGTTCCGCCGCCGCGAACCCTTCATGATCGGCTCATGGGGCTTCTCATGGAGGCCTTCCGCCGGCGCGATGAAGCCGAAGAAACACGCCGCCGCGCCACCCACCACCCACCATCCGACCAACCCAGACCAACTGAAGCGAGGAGGGCAGACGCCGCACTTCATCTGGCAGCCGTTGATGCCGACTGGCCACCCCACAGTACAACCTTTGCGCCAGTTGAGCAGCACCCTGCACGGCCCACAGCATCCGACCAGCTCACGGAAGAAGCCATCAAGACGGCCGAGTCGGTGCTTCAGATGGCTGACCGGCTTGTGCCGTCCACGGATGAAGAATCAAAGATTTACGCGGTCAACCCCGAACTCCGGCGGCGGATCGAAAACAATGAACTCCCCCAGCAAACGGCCAAACTCCTCCGTCTGTTTGACGGGCGACTCACGTTGGGAGAAATTCTTTCCATAGCGCCGGAGCAGTCCACCGCGATCACCTTCCTCGTCAACGGACTGAAAGTTACCGGGCTGCTACGTGAAGTTGAGCCTGGCGCGCCGAGCCAACCAACCGCAACCGCCCTGGCAACAGAGGACCTTCCACCGCTCTCCCCATCTCCAGACTGGATACCACCCACAGCCCCCTATCTATCACCCAGTGACGCCCTGTTGCTGACCCAGGCGCTGGCCCTACGGTCGGGCTATCCAGTTCCTCCGGTGGCCTATGTCTGTACGGCCGGCTTGCCTGCCGCCTATGCCCCGGTCCTGGCAGCTACTCTGAGGCGCATCCGCGAGGTCCAACAACAACATCTCTCCAGCGAGGTGCTTGACGTACCTGCCTCCGAAACCAATGCACTTGGATGGGCTGAACTTGAATGGGTGCCGCTTCGTCCTGACCTACGGCTTGTCCTGCTGGCTCCGCCGCCTGAGACCGAAAGCGCTCACCAGTCAACCGGCCCGAAACCACCGACCTGGATTGGTAGTATCCTCTTTACCAGCAACCATGACCGGCAAGCCGCCGCGCGCAGCCAAGCAAGTCTGAAAAAGTACCGTGACTTGCTTGGAAAATCAGTTATCCTATGTGTTCTCAACAGCCCGTTCACCTCGCCGGGGCTGGGAGCGCTGGCCGAACAGCTTTCGCTCCCGGCAGAACAGGTTGGAACTTGGGATATTCAGTCGCCAGAAGCAGTGACCAGCCTATTACGGCTAGTCATTCAACACAGCCTACAGGTGTAA
- a CDS encoding PIN domain-containing protein, which translates to MKLTLYLETSVIGAYLDNDDPFRRDLTLRWWEYDRWEYQAFVSPLVEHELARMAEPHRSAYLNLIQPLPQVPIRDEATMLATGYVGCGIFQRRFLADAFHVALASVHNIDFFVTWNFGHIASIHRQARVRRFNLTSGFPCPIIVTPEFLVTTGI; encoded by the coding sequence TTGAAACTGACACTTTACCTTGAAACTTCAGTCATCGGGGCGTACCTCGATAATGACGACCCATTTCGTCGTGACCTCACCCTTCGGTGGTGGGAATATGACCGATGGGAATACCAGGCCTTTGTCTCGCCCCTTGTCGAGCACGAACTAGCGCGGATGGCGGAGCCGCACCGCTCGGCCTACCTGAATCTGATTCAGCCCCTGCCCCAAGTTCCCATTCGGGACGAAGCCACTATGCTCGCCACCGGCTATGTCGGCTGTGGCATCTTCCAGCGACGCTTTCTCGCGGATGCCTTTCATGTCGCTCTCGCCTCAGTCCATAATATAGACTTCTTTGTGACTTGGAACTTTGGGCACATTGCCAGCATTCACCGGCAAGCGCGGGTTCGGCGCTTCAATCTAACCAGCGGTTTCCCCTGTCCGATTATCGTGACGCCTGAATTTCTCGTTACGACTGGTATCTAA
- a CDS encoding cellulose synthase family protein, which translates to MIPGLEKFTNTNNISYIYTLDTFDWIVFLLYFGLLFILAVYGAYRLRITYLFLKYHQFRPEPKAYFSEDDLPPVTVQLPLFNEMYVVERLLASCVALDYPKAKLEIQVLDDSTDETQSIARAAVERYAAQGFDIVYLHRTDRAGFKAGALQAGLNVAKGQFILIFDADFQPKPDCIRKMIHYFTEPRVGVVQFRWSHLNADYNLLTRVQSVMLDGHFVIEHTARHRSGGFFNFNGTAGMWRREAITWSGGWQADTLAEDTDLSYRAQLLGWKFVYVLDEDVPAELPVDINAFKVQQRRWAKGYTQVALKILPRLRNLDLPLHAKIETFFHLSGNLIYPLMILFHLLHLPILIIRYNQGLFHLMLLDVPFLLLSTFSVTSYYFISLKELYGRKWKNLLMIYLAMSIGVGISISNAKAVLEALFGIKSDFIRTPKYAIEDNKKEEKWQKKKYRRAMGWLPLLEIGMAVYFLFAIIYAVNSEMWGVLPFLSIFIIGYGYVGIASLLNGLGLLHMAKSSTDNQLSPATE; encoded by the coding sequence ATGATACCAGGACTTGAGAAATTTACTAACACAAATAACATTAGTTATATTTATACGCTTGACACATTTGACTGGATAGTGTTTTTACTCTATTTTGGCTTACTTTTTATTCTTGCAGTCTACGGAGCTTATCGCCTAAGAATCACATACTTGTTCTTGAAGTATCACCAATTTAGGCCTGAGCCTAAAGCCTACTTCAGTGAAGATGATCTGCCACCTGTAACGGTTCAACTGCCACTTTTCAATGAAATGTACGTGGTTGAGCGCCTGCTGGCATCTTGTGTCGCGCTTGATTATCCAAAAGCTAAACTTGAGATTCAGGTACTAGACGATTCCACGGATGAAACCCAGTCCATCGCCAGGGCTGCCGTGGAGCGTTATGCTGCCCAGGGTTTTGACATCGTTTATTTACATCGAACGGATCGCGCTGGTTTCAAGGCAGGCGCGTTGCAAGCGGGACTCAACGTTGCTAAAGGACAATTCATCCTAATTTTTGATGCTGACTTTCAGCCGAAGCCAGATTGCATTCGCAAGATGATTCACTACTTCACTGAGCCACGGGTAGGCGTCGTCCAGTTTAGGTGGAGTCATCTCAATGCGGATTATAACCTCCTGACGCGCGTTCAGAGTGTCATGCTCGATGGTCATTTTGTCATTGAACACACGGCGCGTCATCGAAGTGGCGGGTTTTTCAACTTCAATGGCACGGCTGGGATGTGGCGACGCGAAGCCATCACCTGGTCGGGTGGGTGGCAGGCTGATACGCTAGCCGAAGACACAGATTTGAGCTATCGCGCCCAGCTTTTGGGTTGGAAGTTTGTTTATGTTTTGGACGAAGACGTACCGGCAGAACTCCCAGTTGATATCAACGCTTTCAAAGTGCAGCAACGGCGCTGGGCAAAGGGTTACACGCAAGTCGCGCTGAAAATTCTGCCGCGCTTGAGAAACCTTGACTTACCACTTCATGCCAAAATCGAAACCTTTTTTCACTTATCTGGTAATCTCATTTATCCATTGATGATTTTATTCCATTTGCTCCATCTGCCAATTCTAATAATTCGATATAACCAAGGGCTTTTTCATCTCATGCTGCTTGATGTGCCCTTTTTGCTTCTTTCAACCTTTTCGGTTACATCATATTATTTTATATCCCTCAAGGAATTATACGGAAGAAAATGGAAAAACCTGCTGATGATCTATCTAGCAATGTCAATAGGTGTTGGTATTTCAATCAGCAATGCCAAAGCCGTTTTGGAAGCATTATTTGGCATTAAAAGTGATTTTATCAGAACTCCAAAATATGCTATTGAAGACAATAAGAAAGAAGAAAAATGGCAAAAGAAAAAATACCGCCGTGCTATGGGTTGGCTTCCATTGCTTGAAATTGGGATGGCCGTCTATTTTCTGTTTGCAATTATCTACGCCGTCAATAGCGAGATGTGGGGTGTGCTGCCATTCCTCTCCATTTTTATCATTGGCTATGGTTATGTCGGCATTGCCTCACTCCTGAACGGGCTAGGCCTGCTGCACATGGCTAAATCTTCAACCGATAATCAACTTTCTCCCGCAACGGAGTAA
- a CDS encoding ferredoxin--NADP reductase codes for METKPYTIRRILQETPDVRSFILEFGDHPFSFTPGQFTVVHLNAECQAPLTISSSPHDQKYFQFTVKRTGNFGTQFYDQAQIGDTVSIGEPMGQLKLQTDTLDPVCFLGSDYCIPAARSFFYYILIRQPQRKMTLFHEVTSLDQVLYDNEFKHFEQNSPLTRVVLLNQPNRPAGWAGGLGRITPVMLRSLYLENPKTKFYAAGEFAEVKFYQQLLQAAEIPKQSTFVERWS; via the coding sequence ATGGAAACCAAGCCCTACACGATTCGCCGCATTCTTCAGGAAACGCCAGACGTGCGTTCGTTTATCCTTGAGTTTGGTGACCATCCCTTCAGCTTCACACCAGGGCAGTTTACGGTTGTCCACCTCAACGCCGAATGCCAAGCGCCGCTCACCATCAGCTCCTCGCCCCACGACCAGAAATACTTCCAATTCACAGTCAAGCGGACGGGCAACTTTGGCACGCAGTTTTACGACCAGGCACAAATTGGTGACACAGTTTCTATTGGTGAGCCAATGGGACAACTCAAACTCCAGACCGACACCCTGGATCCGGTCTGTTTTCTGGGTTCAGACTACTGTATTCCCGCCGCGCGTAGCTTTTTTTACTATATCCTCATCCGTCAGCCGCAGCGGAAGATGACACTCTTTCACGAGGTAACGAGCTTAGACCAAGTCCTCTACGACAATGAGTTCAAGCACTTCGAACAAAACAGCCCACTGACCCGTGTGGTGCTGCTCAATCAGCCCAACCGACCGGCCGGTTGGGCTGGCGGACTGGGGCGCATCACGCCGGTCATGCTACGGAGTCTTTACCTTGAGAACCCAAAGACAAAATTTTACGCAGCCGGCGAGTTCGCTGAAGTAAAGTTCTACCAACAACTTCTTCAAGCGGCTGAAATTCCAAAGCAAAGCACGTTCGTTGAGCGCTGGAGCTAG
- a CDS encoding sigma-54-dependent transcriptional regulator, which produces MPRKGSLLVVDDEEIMRDVLETLLSGAGYSVKLAQTGEEGLELYREQVFDVVLLDVSMPGMGGIATLDALLEQDPDAIVVMITAYATFETAVSAWQRGAFNCIRKPFENEDILRVVEAGIRRRRKDEEHAQLKRVLQQSADKHGIVARSAVMQDILALVEQVAPARTTVLIQGESGTGKELIARAVHFASPRAKHGQFVAVNCGNIPTELLESELFGHVRGAFTGAFAAKKGLFEIADGGTLFLDEIGNISFETQSKLLRVIQEREFIPLGDTSPRRVDARIVAATNLDLKQAVLDGKFREDLFYRLNVITIKLPPLRERPQDILPLTRHFIRKYNAENQRQMSEDIDPEVLALLEAYPFPGNVRELENIIERAVVISRTDRLTMECLRDEILNPTAKSTPSAFSGNLLSSQLDISQGIRFYDVVAQFEIELIQRALDFTHNHQSRAAKLLNLNPTTLNSKIKNYNIK; this is translated from the coding sequence ATGCCAAGGAAAGGTTCACTGCTCGTCGTTGATGACGAAGAAATCATGCGTGATGTGCTGGAGACACTCCTCTCTGGCGCAGGTTATAGCGTCAAGCTGGCCCAAACGGGGGAGGAAGGGCTAGAACTCTATCGGGAGCAAGTGTTCGACGTCGTCCTACTGGATGTCTCCATGCCGGGCATGGGAGGCATTGCCACGCTCGACGCTTTGCTTGAACAGGATCCCGACGCGATTGTGGTGATGATCACCGCTTACGCTACCTTTGAAACAGCGGTGAGCGCCTGGCAGCGCGGGGCATTCAACTGCATCCGTAAGCCTTTTGAAAATGAAGACATCTTGCGCGTCGTAGAGGCTGGCATTCGGCGGCGGCGCAAAGACGAAGAACATGCTCAACTCAAACGAGTTTTGCAACAAAGCGCCGACAAGCATGGAATCGTTGCCCGAAGTGCCGTCATGCAGGATATTCTGGCATTGGTCGAGCAGGTTGCACCTGCGCGAACGACTGTCCTCATCCAGGGTGAATCTGGAACTGGGAAGGAACTCATTGCTCGTGCTGTTCACTTTGCAAGTCCACGGGCAAAACATGGCCAGTTTGTCGCGGTCAACTGTGGAAATATTCCAACCGAACTCCTCGAAAGTGAACTGTTTGGTCACGTGCGAGGTGCTTTTACAGGAGCCTTTGCGGCTAAAAAAGGTTTATTTGAAATTGCCGATGGCGGGACGCTCTTTCTGGATGAAATCGGCAATATCTCATTTGAAACACAAAGTAAATTGCTGCGTGTCATCCAAGAACGAGAGTTTATTCCCCTTGGTGATACCTCCCCGCGTCGGGTGGATGCGCGAATCGTAGCGGCTACGAATCTTGATCTAAAGCAAGCTGTTTTAGATGGCAAGTTTCGAGAAGACCTTTTTTATCGCCTCAATGTTATTACCATCAAGTTACCTCCCCTGCGTGAGCGTCCACAGGACATTCTTCCGCTAACCAGACATTTTATTCGCAAGTACAATGCTGAAAATCAACGCCAGATGTCAGAGGATATTGATCCAGAGGTGCTGGCGCTGCTTGAAGCTTATCCATTTCCAGGCAATGTGCGTGAGCTTGAGAATATTATTGAACGGGCAGTTGTCATTTCACGCACCGACCGTCTAACCATGGAATGTTTGCGCGATGAAATATTAAATCCAACGGCAAAAAGTACGCCATCTGCATTTTCAGGAAACTTGCTCTCCTCACAACTTGATATTTCTCAGGGAATACGTTTCTATGACGTCGTTGCACAGTTTGAGATAGAGCTTATCCAGCGAGCGCTTGATTTTACGCATAATCATCAGAGCCGAGCTGCCAAGCTGCTCAATCTGAACCCTACGACATTAAATAGCAAAATCAAGAACTATAACATAAAATAA